Proteins found in one Candidatus Edwardsbacteria bacterium genomic segment:
- a CDS encoding DUF4321 domain-containing protein — MALKRRGVGFFLLILLGGALLGSALGDLVGYLLPSGVVHDFFTKAVTPGVNPPVTINLLVMTLTLGFTFKLNIIALLGVILMAYLLKWF, encoded by the coding sequence ATGGCCTTAAAGAGAAGAGGGGTGGGTTTCTTTCTGCTGATACTGCTGGGCGGGGCGTTGTTGGGCAGCGCCCTGGGCGACCTGGTGGGATATCTGCTGCCCAGCGGCGTGGTGCACGACTTTTTCACCAAGGCGGTGACCCCGGGGGTGAACCCGCCGGTGACCATCAATCTGTTGGTGATGACCTTGACCTTGGGCTTTACCTTCAAGCTGAACATCATCGCCCTGCTGGGGGTGATACTGATGGCCTACCTGCTGAAGTGGTTTTAA